The genomic DNA TATTTGATAAACTTCAAGtatttgtaacaatatttatGGAACATAATTTCATTAGTGGTGTCTTTTCACTTTTGCTATCCGCTACTTTCACAGAGGATGTGGCACTAGCGGGTGTTAGATTTGATGGTACGATCAGTTAAAATGGTGAGACGAGACGATTACTCTGGTGTTAACGGTATAGTTGAATCTAGAAACGCGCGCGCCTTGCTTGTGCTTGTGTGTATACGATGTCGGGGTGTCCCTGATTTAGGACGGGATCTGTATCTTCGGAAGGGTCTGGAGGCGGAGGGGGTACATTGAGAGGCTCCCGAGGAATAGGAAGTCTTCTACGCCGTCACACCAGTTTCAAATCACCTCAAGAGAGCCCTACACAGAATCACCTTGTCATACAGCATCCCGAACACCCCTGATCAGCCAAGTCATTTTCTAAGCTCTAGGGTTCTTTATACTATTCTGTAGATGGGAGACAGTGACAGTTTATCAGCTCAGATAATTTCTTTAATACTTTAACGTCAGGTCCAGACACAAATTGCCTTACATAAtagaatataatgaaaaattaacgtcGAGCAAATCGAAACTGAGCCTTGATGCCTTTAAATtagatatttcaaattataattcgGGTATTAACTCAAAGCGCAGAAACCAAAAGTATAACGGGCCCGTCAAGATCGGTGATGGCAAATATTTAAGTCAATAGACTCCCACATACAGAGATATTATTAAatgttagaaatattttcttccttctttataAAAACAATTCCCTGTAGCAATACATATGTGTTGATATATCCGGAAAGTAATAGATTTGTTGAAGAGAAATCTAGAAGAAATGTTGACTAAAACAAGTGGAGTTGGAAGTATTAGAATCTCAATAACTATCTTACGATTAAATATGAAGCAATTTACATAATACTAACTTCAGATTCGAAATCAGCTAATGTCAATAGCCTTTTATATGTTGATATTTTGAACCAAACCAATGATATATaattgtgataaaataattaaccagACGAAGCCAATTGCAACGGCGTTACTCtggatgataaaataattaaccagacaaagcTAATTGCAACGGCGTTACTCtggaattttcattattatttttatttttttgttccatttAATATACCGATATTGTTATACCATAAATAGTTTAAACAGAGATTATTCATCTAATAGCAATGACTTATAACGCTACATGTTTTTATTGTGAACTGCACAAGCTGTCTACTGCATAACATTTTCATGAATATGCCAACCCGTCAAAAATAGAAGTATCTTGTTCACTAGTCTGGAGATATTATAACACCTGTGCTGATTTCCTATCAAATCTAAAGTAGTTGAGACAGCTTGACAGGGGCTTATTTCTTAACATTTACTAATGACTTACttctaataattaaatatatattgttaattttatcattaaagCTTTGTTCACCAGCAAACATAATGCTTCGTTACATCATTTTACTAACCAATCATTTTTCCTATTGCATATTTCAGTTGATGACTGAAAGTATGAATCAAAATAGATGGTTACTTTTTTGTATACACCATATGTAATTATTAAAACTTCTTTTTGACTTTTGCCGCATTAGGTTTATTCCTTTTCTATTCAGCTTATCGGGCAAATCGCTACCTGCATACTGCTGCGACTATTACAGTTTCAACCACTGACACTTTTAAAATATGATTCGCCAACAAATgcaattcattgaaaataaacttttcCATCTAATACAAAATTGGTGGgttcaattttatcattctGTATTCGTGCTCATTTGTTTTTCAGGCAGCATGTGCAATATGGCTTAGTGGTCGTTCAGTGTGAAAAATGCATAAGTACCTTTCGCGGCATGCGAGAGTGTCTGGCACCAGTTTGCATGGTtggatattatatgtattgtatatcgACGTTGTCGCTACTGTTAAAagaatatttctttaaaaagCTTACATTTTCACGTTCAAGCAAATGTACCGTCAATACTTAAAATTGACAAGAGGCAGAGAGCTTGTTTGGGTACGCAGCAATTTAGTTTTGGTTGCAGTTTCTTGGAAGAATATTAACAAATCGCGGGTGAAATCAGTTTCTGGTAACATAATCAGGGATACTAACCACTGCAGATCCGAATTCAAACTGCAAACATAATTTGACGTTTATTAATGGGGTGCGTTCTACATGTTCTTTCCTTTCAGGGCCGTCGACGGCAAGgacaaaaagaataagaagaaaggCCTCTTCTAATCGTACCATCTCAGACATAGAACTGTATACCTAAACGAATAGTGAATGTACCAGTACCTTTGAGATACAATCTCCCGagtctgtgaattttttccatttcctgATCCCTTTATgctttggagaaaaaaattctgtgtcgcttatgatttttttgtagaaaaattctgACAAAACTTAACTTTTGTAATTTACCACATGTTCGAAACACATTATTGTGCTGAAAGGATCCCACGTTTCTGTAAATGGAATCCCGAAAGTGGAGTTTGGAATTTTGTAACTTTGAGGTACAGGAATGTAACAGTATAATGAGTCATCATTTCTTAAGTACGTCCGACATTTTGCATAAGTTACACAAAACTTATTGGCGAACCAGAAATGTCTCGTCGACTTCTGATAACAGAAGATGAATGAATGTTCATTGTCAGTATTGCTGTGCGCTAACTATTTTACTATAAAATACATGAGATATGGTTTTCATTATTGCAAGGTGGGTCTCTTGAGTGATACGAAGATACATAAATAACtacaaattgattattttaccTAGAAGCGAACGCTGCTTCGTCATATCTTTTTCTTCAGTATCTAAGTGTTGTAGTCATCTAATCATTGTCcaaacaagaaaatttataactttgaATTGGTTATCAAAATTCAGTTTTTGTCGCGTAAAATCAATATTGTCTGTAGCTGCTGAGCTGATGATTGCCAATAATTCAGTATTTGATAAAGCTACAATTCTacatataaattgaataaatttatttatcatgttTACTGATGCGAAGATTAACCATTTGATTCAATTAGGAATACGTATTTTCGCGAGTTGACTATATTGTTCAAATGAAAACTTGAGTAAAAtagaaattgtataatttgatTTAAATCTTCGTAGCCAAAATAGTGgccatatatatttatgtataaatgataaattttaatcgtGTAAGCGTAAAATATATCAAAGAGAGTCAGACAAGTTGGAAATACCtatgtaataaaattagtGTAATAGATTTAACGTTCTCAGACAGTGTGTTCATTCCATGTAATAATTTACTGTCCTGTTACCGAATCCAATTCGCGTAAAGTCAATCtttgttgataattttctttcacgtcACATTTCCCAGCAACTGTATCAAAATATGATTTTCCcatgagttatttttttttttttccttctttaaaTCTCCATCGTAACAGGGCAGTAAGTTTTTATCTATGTATAacgaattataaataattcattcaaGCCTTACACACTGCTTGAAACGTCAAGTGTACctagttaaaaataattaagctACTTTTGTGCcaagataaaattgaaaaattttgtaacgcaAGCGAGCGGTTTTTCGCATTTGTTAAGCAAGTCATGAAATTCCTCAgtgaaattcataatttatttgataaaaaaagccCCACGCTACATTCCTATTTTGTACGCATTTTCTAGCAATTGCTATTTCCGTCGACTCGATGCCATGTTTTAAGTAGAGAGTGAAAATAAAGTATTCTAACTCCACGATAataaagtatttgaaaaaaaattcactgcaAGTCACAACTTCGAACGCTGTATAACAATTTTGTACAATGGGTCAAGTTGTTTCTATCTACCACATTGTCACAGACAATTTTCCAGGAGATTAAGGGGATTGGGAAGAAAAACATCTCGTACCGAGATGTTGACGTACaaactaaaaaattgtttaatttaattaaatcatTGTGACCGCTGGTCAATGATTTTGTACAAAACTGGATAAGCTGTTTTCGACGACTTTTACTCTCTGATTAATCAtacgttgataaaaatattttctatgaaAACGGATTTATCTAAGTTTCAGAATTGAATATTGTGACTCTGATGAAGTTTTTGCTCTACTATTCAGAGTAATGTATGTACTGTACGCACGTTTAGCATTCGAGCTGAAATCCGTTTAAAACTGAATTCAAACGTTTATCTTTTATGAATTTTGTCGTTTACAGAGAAAAGTATGATTagtatttgtatttatttctacATTTCATCAGAGTATTTAcaaacgatatatatatatttgcatatGTACCGAAGATTATTacgagagaaaaatgaaagctTGAAAAGTTCATGAAACTTGCAtaatgcaatttatttttaatatttaagaaTCTATCAGTTACTCGTACATATTCAAACATGACCACAATggcagaatttttaatttacagtCGTAGTCGTAAAGAATTGACATTACTTAGTATTTAGATGTTAAATaatttacagacaaaaaaagcACTAGCTGCCGATGCGTATGTCTAGTTTTATCAGCCAGGCTTATGCTCGATAGAATACAgcgttaaatgaaaaatattgttaggAATTGTATAACTCTGTTGATTACAAACCAAGAatggtaattttattttgccgTGCCATAGGTAAAATGAACAACGCTGCCGACGCTACTTTtagataaattgaataatgatTGAATCCGTAATTATACTatagtaattataattatgtatcaagtaaattatgtataaaaaaagacaatcaaatgatttttttattatattttattttcaattatgtaAAAAACACCCTCCGTTGAACAATCTAACACtgagttataatttttatgttcgGAATCTGATACACAACTTGCGACTTATTATGCATTACAAACATTACGTAAGTGAATAAAAGTGAATATCTAtacgtgaattttattttctttttctgtcatTATTCATGTTACAGAATATAGCTACTGAGCGTAGCTCATATCCATATGtatcatgtatacatatgtatgcacACGCAGTAGCAGCCATTTCAAAGGTCTACCGATTATACGGAAAAGGTTGTACGAAAGGTCGTGAAATTTGTCATATGAACGACTCGTCACGGAAGATTACACCTACAAATGATTCAATAGTATTTTAGAGTGGaactgcaaaattttcaactgccGCATTCCatgttaaatattattattgtaatattattgaaaatgtcCGTTCAGAAAGCGTCATGTTTTTAGCATAACGACTCGATTTCGCCAGATGTGTCATTACATACGTACACGTACACGTATAATGATATCACTAACTAATACCATTTGACGCGTGGAGTAAGGAATTTGGCAGTTTAAATAACGGCGATGTAGCGTCATCAATGAAAGTATCCACGCCCATTTTCACGAGGAGTGGACGCCGACGTGCAAATGGGATCTGCCATTTTAAATGTTAGAATGAAAACAGCACTAATGTGAAAGACCCGCAAACGACGCTTTCCTAATCTGTAAGGTCAAAGACTTGAATTGTTTTTGGTGCGAAAATTAAAAGAGTTGGTCTCATGAATCGCCATTCCCAATGAACGCGATAACTCGTCACCACACTTCAGTCGtggataaaataattcatgttCCATTGTATGTCCGAAATCAAGTTCTAACAACTATATGTACGCATAATACGTATGTacgggcgggggggggggggggggggggggggggggggggggttattAATAGCCAAATATGTTCGGGAATGGAGCGACGAGACTGCGATTATCAAAAGTGTCGTGCTTCCAGCAAAATACGTAACGACGCGACGGCGGGACTTCATAAGATAATGCTTATACCATTTGTCAAAAACATTTCCGTGGTCGGAAATATTGTATACGTCAAAGAGTCTAACACGCGGTACGACATGTAGTAGCATCGCATTATTCTAACGACAGTAGATGATAGTTGTATTACGCAAAGTTGCATCATCGCAATGATTCATTCGAAGCACTTGGCTTTTCATGGCTCTTATCACTCGGTTTCAGAACCTATGGTATTATCGATGGGATtatgaaacgaacgaacgaacgaactaCGGGCTTACCAGTTTTCAATTACGTACGCCAGAcacgaaaaaaatacgtattAGGTATCGTCTTTACATTCGCCATAACTTTTGTCTCATTGTCAGAAAAACGGTCAGTTTCcatttgaaaacatttctcttcaaaatttcgaaaatggcGCCAACTACGATGAATTTGACAACGCCAACTTTCGTCCTCGTCAAAAcgatgaaacttttttctgaatctaTTGTTAGCAAAGCGTCTgtttttcgagatatttgacTGATTCGATTAAAATGGAACACCCTGTAATAACTATTCTTCGCCAAACTAGGTGAAGAAATGAATAGTAAGCAAGTCACAAATATTATGACGTACATATAAAGAATCAttgttttacagattttcTAAATTCACAGTCAAACTCGGGCAGACCGAGTCCACATAGCACTAAGGGAAATTGAGTTCAGGGTCGAATTCTTTTGAACTTGACAAGCAGTGGTTTACAAACTGCGAAAGTCGAATGCATTTACAGTTGAACCGTTGGTCTGAAAAAGGCATGTTTAGAACAACTCACACAAAATGTTGAACACTTCGTGTGTATCGTTCCTGGGTGATAATCTAACGCGTAAGCAGATAGGCCCAGTGCGATTACGAGGAAGCTGAATAGTTTCCGTGAATATTTTGACAGTTAATATTCTCAAGTGAAATTTACAGGAAATATTGATATGGGAAATTGACCGTTCTACATTCAACAAGTTGCAGTTTTTTTAACTTTGCTCGACAGTACTATCGATAGTTTCACCCTCCATGTATCTATCAGCGCGTGGGCCCAAATATGTAAACCGGTCCTGTAAGTGACCAACGTGTGTACGATATCCATAAGTTTGACCTAAATCGTTGACCTCAAAATGGGCGGAAAACGAAACGGTGGGGGCTAAAGTCGCTctacaaatatattatatgtacattaaCGTTATGTAGACATTTTCGAATCTTGGTAACCTTTAGAACTCCGTAAAATGATTATTGTTTCAGTTTTAGAACCTTAGAGCTGAGAATTTCCCTCGCCTTCTCGCCATGAGTTATGACTTATAGAtacgtaaaaattaatataacttTTCCTTCCGAAAACGATGATTCTAAGTAATTTACGTGTCGCACAATTATCGGCAATCATACGATAACAAGGTAATGTGTATTGTGTATTGTTAGTACATAATTCAATGATTGTTGAAAGTAGTGCGTTGAAGTTTTTCCATAAATGAATGGTCTTGCTGAGTGTACTACCTAAAATAGTTGGAGAAATATTCTTGTCCAGTAAGTATGAGTGTTCCGAGGAATTCTTTTACGCAACATTGAAAGCTCGATAATACAATATATCGGAATGTCTTCCGGTACTCGCAAAAGAAATTCGGCTGTTTCGATTTGCTTCTAGGTACATAGTTGTTTATAACATGCACTGCATGtctgtaggtataatacataatCAAATCGATGGTTTCTCTTCAGCGAAGATCAGTAGAATTTGCATGCGTCGCAACGCATTCTTATTGTTGCGCAGCATTTTGCACTGCGTGAACCGTCCTtggatatgtatgtatgtatgtatgtatgtactacatatgtataaactaCGAGCGTGGGTCACGATGTGCCCGCGAAAATTGACCAtgtgaagttagtaacgttatcgtaacgattcgtGCTGAGGGTAAAACCGTTACTTCATGATTTTGGAATAACGTTTGAAATTCGGTAAACcgttacgaaacaaaacatactcatatattttgaaatctttgttCCTTCAAAGTCATTGTAAACATAAGAAAATAGCGATCCTTtccccaatgtttcgttacgacaacgttactaacttcaatctcgTGGAAATTGAAGGATCGGCTTGCGGCTCGACTCCTTGGCAGCCACCAGCTTCATAGGCAGCGGTAAAGCCACGGAATGGGCCCTAATTGTTGTGACAAGTGCCAAGTGCCAAGTGCCAAGTGGCTCGACCGCAAGCCGTGGCCACAAACTCACAATATGCCTGTAACGTTATTACGAGCCGAACTATGCCGAACATCGCGGGACTCTTCGGTGCGGCGTTCCACCGAGACGGTGAGGGTATTAGAAGGAGCTGTTCAACTTTCGGTAGGTTTAGTTGAGAAGGAATAGCGTCGACGGACGGAGGCCGAGATTGTCGAGGGGCCGATACACCTGACCGTCGTTTTCCCCATTACCCGCTATTCGCTAAGCGTCAATCGACTAACGTAAACTTCTTGGTGCCTGACCGTGATTTTCACTCTCGAATTTCACTTCTAACCTAAATCTACCTCCTCGATTACCGCTAAACGTTCTGGATAAATTATAAGTGTACATACCTACGCCGATCGAGTTCTTCGCACTTTTCCTCTATGCATAGTTCAACGAAAGTTCGTGTGATGCGCACATCCTAAACTGAATACAGATTTACTCCAATTCATTATCCGCATTCCgaacaaaaatcaatcaacTACGCTAACCTATTTTCACCGAGTTACATAGAGTATTCAACAATAATATACTTACGATTAGTACGTTATAAAATACCCGAAGtattaaccattttttttttttacttacctggTGCAAGCACGCTAAGAACTGAAGTGAGTGATCACATTACGCAGCACATGAATTATCTACATCCTGGCCTGAGAAATAGAatcttttaattaaataaataaactagaaattgtttttaacAGACGtctaaaaaagtttaaaaaaatgtggcCAAACAACGTGGGTATCAAGGCGATCGAAGTCTATTTTCCGGCTCAGTATGTGGACCAAAGTGATTTGGAAGAATTCGACAAAGTTTCTGCTGGAAAGTACACGGTAGGCTTGGGTCAATCGAAGATGGGATTCTGCAATGACAGGGAAGATATTAATTCCCTGTGCCTGACGGTGGTTCGACGTCTAATGGAGCGGCACAGCGTAAAGCCAGAAGACATCGGAAGGTTAGAAGTGGGGACGGAGACGATTATCGACAAGAGCAAATCTGTCAAGTCTGTACTCATGCAATTGTTTGAACCTTTCGGCTGCACGGACATCGAGGGTGTAGATTCGACGAATGCCTGCTACGGAGGAACAGCTGCCTTGTTCAACGCAGTTGCCTGGGTAGAGAGCAGCTCCTATGACGGCAGAATGGCGCTTGTCGTTGCCGGTGACAACGCAGTCTATGCAAGCGGTAGTGCCAGGCCAACCGGAGGAGCTGGAGCAGTGGCTATGCTGGTCGGACCGGATGCACCGATAGTTTTTGACCGTGGACTCAGAGCCTCGTACATGAGACATGCCTATGATTTTTATAAGCCAGACCTAAACTCTGAGTATCCCGTGGTTGATGGAAAGCTTTCGATTCAGTGCTATTTGGGAGCACTTGACAATTGCTACCAAAAGTATTGTCAGAAAGCCAATGAGAAGAATATCAACAAGTCTATATCTTTGGCCAGTTTCGGAGCTGTACTATTTCATTCCCCGTACTGTAAACTTGTACAAAAGTCATTCGCTCGGTTGGCgttcaatgattttttgaacGCTTCCAAGAACGGTATCGCCAATGACAAGTATCATGGTCTGGAGAAGTTTTCATCATTAAAATTGGAAGATACTTACTTTGATAGGGATGTAGAGAAAGCTTTTATGACTTTGAGCAACAACGATTTTGCTGGAAAGACTAAGCCAAGTTTGTTGATTGCTAATCTCGTCGGAAACATGTACACCCCATCCGTCTATTCGGGTCTGGTTTCTTTCCTCATTAGTAAGCC from Diprion similis isolate iyDipSimi1 chromosome 2, iyDipSimi1.1, whole genome shotgun sequence includes the following:
- the LOC124414823 gene encoding hydroxymethylglutaryl-CoA synthase 1 — encoded protein: MWPNNVGIKAIEVYFPAQYVDQSDLEEFDKVSAGKYTVGLGQSKMGFCNDREDINSLCLTVVRRLMERHSVKPEDIGRLEVGTETIIDKSKSVKSVLMQLFEPFGCTDIEGVDSTNACYGGTAALFNAVAWVESSSYDGRMALVVAGDNAVYASGSARPTGGAGAVAMLVGPDAPIVFDRGLRASYMRHAYDFYKPDLNSEYPVVDGKLSIQCYLGALDNCYQKYCQKANEKNINKSISLASFGAVLFHSPYCKLVQKSFARLAFNDFLNASKNGIANDKYHGLEKFSSLKLEDTYFDRDVEKAFMTLSNNDFAGKTKPSLLIANLVGNMYTPSVYSGLVSFLISKPIDQLAGTKVAVFSYGSGLASSMYSLTIAKDSSSKSDLEKLVSHLMYVKPQLESRRRASPEEFTGVLELREKNCHKAPYQPQSSIDTMFEGTYYLESIDDKYRRTYGRVTKSK